From a single Shewanella donghaensis genomic region:
- the hflX gene encoding ribosome rescue GTPase HflX: MFDRYEAGETAVLVHIEFSDDDRREDITELQLLVESAGVRSVGVITGSRRSPDRKFFVGSGKVEELAAMVAATEAKVVIFNHSLSPAQERNLEQVCECRVLDRTTLILDIFAQRARTHEGKLQVELAQLRHMSTRLIRGWTHLERQKGGIGMRGPGETQLETDRRLLRGRIKSINRRLDKVDKQREQSRRSRKRSDLSTVSLVGYTNAGKSTLFNGLTASDVYAADQLFATLDPTLRKLNLPDGAVILADTVGFIRHLPHDLVAAFKATLQETRQADLLLHAVDCADENMTENFEQVQNVLEEIDADEIPQLVVCNKIDLLEDFVPRIDYDDEGKPERVWVSAQKKIGFELLLQAINELIGEVIIEQTLKIPATAGHYLGQFYRLDAIQQKEYDDLGNCILSVRLSDANWRRLTKQSQGELETFIIDDSVEESEVDVTC; the protein is encoded by the coding sequence TTGTTTGATCGCTATGAAGCGGGTGAAACCGCGGTTCTTGTACATATTGAATTTTCTGACGACGATCGTAGAGAAGACATAACTGAGTTACAATTATTAGTCGAATCAGCAGGAGTGCGCTCTGTTGGTGTTATTACTGGGAGTCGACGTTCACCTGATAGAAAGTTTTTTGTTGGTTCAGGTAAAGTAGAAGAGCTTGCTGCAATGGTAGCGGCTACGGAAGCTAAAGTAGTGATTTTTAATCACTCTTTAAGTCCTGCCCAAGAAAGAAACCTAGAGCAGGTTTGTGAGTGTCGAGTTTTAGACAGAACAACACTGATTTTAGATATTTTTGCTCAAAGAGCGAGAACACACGAAGGTAAGTTGCAAGTGGAGCTAGCGCAATTGCGCCACATGTCGACACGCCTTATTCGTGGTTGGACTCACTTGGAGAGACAAAAAGGCGGTATCGGTATGCGAGGCCCGGGTGAAACCCAGCTGGAAACCGATAGACGCTTGCTTCGTGGGCGGATTAAAAGCATTAACCGTCGACTGGATAAAGTAGACAAGCAACGTGAACAAAGTCGACGATCGAGAAAGCGTAGTGATTTATCCACAGTATCATTGGTGGGTTACACGAATGCTGGGAAATCGACCTTGTTCAATGGCTTAACCGCCTCAGATGTCTACGCCGCAGATCAATTGTTCGCCACACTTGATCCTACGTTGCGGAAATTAAATTTACCCGATGGTGCAGTGATATTAGCTGACACCGTTGGTTTTATCCGTCACTTACCTCATGATTTAGTTGCAGCCTTTAAAGCGACACTGCAGGAAACTCGTCAAGCTGACTTGTTATTGCACGCTGTTGACTGCGCTGATGAAAATATGACGGAAAATTTCGAACAAGTTCAAAATGTGCTTGAAGAAATTGATGCAGATGAAATCCCTCAATTAGTTGTTTGTAATAAAATTGATTTATTAGAAGATTTTGTTCCTCGTATTGATTACGACGATGAGGGAAAACCTGAGAGAGTTTGGGTTTCTGCACAGAAAAAAATTGGATTTGAATTGCTTTTACAGGCTATCAACGAGTTAATCGGTGAAGTCATCATAGAGCAAACATTGAAAATACCAGCTACGGCTGGTCATTATCTTGGTCAGTTTTATCGACTGGACGCGATACAGCAGAAAGAGTACGACGATCTGGGGAACTGTATTTTGTCTGTTCGTTTATCGGATGCCAATTGGCGTCGATTAACAAAACAGAGTCAAGGCGAATTAGA
- the hfq gene encoding RNA chaperone Hfq, translating into MAKGQSLQDPFLNALRRERVPVSIYLVNGIKLQGQVESFDQFVILLKNTVSQMVYKHAISTVVPARPFNVAAQPTHTTNDEDASSE; encoded by the coding sequence ATGGCTAAGGGGCAATCTTTACAAGACCCATTTTTGAACGCTTTGCGTCGTGAGCGTGTACCAGTATCTATTTATTTAGTTAATGGTATTAAATTACAAGGACAAGTTGAGTCATTTGACCAATTTGTTATCTTGCTAAAAAACACGGTAAGCCAAATGGTTTACAAACATGCTATTTCAACAGTAGTGCCTGCTCGTCCATTTAACGTGGCAGCACAACCTACTCATACTACCAATGATGAAGACGCTTCATCAGAATAA